In Drosophila bipectinata strain 14024-0381.07 chromosome 2R, DbipHiC1v2, whole genome shotgun sequence, one genomic interval encodes:
- the Pgi gene encoding glucose-6-phosphate isomerase, whose protein sequence is MAGPLPPLAQEPAFQKLQEYFDAQGKDLKIKDLFQNDAKRFSKYSLRLQTQNDGEILLDYSKNRVNDEVWDLLIQLAKARRVDAARDAMFAGQHINITENRAVLHTALRNRSNDPVLVDDKDVMPDVRAELAHMKEFTNKVISGVWRGCTGKQITDVVNIGIGGSDLGPLMVTEALKPYGKGLHSHFVSNIDGTHLAEVLKKVSYETTLFIVASKTFTTQETITNATSAKTWLLEQAKDPESVAKHFVALSTNKEKVTAFGIDSANMFGFWDWVGGRYSLWSAIGLSICLSIGFENFEQLLDGAHYMDNHFKTVPFEKNAPVILAVLGVWYSNFFKAETHALLPYDQYLHRFAAYFQQGDMESNGKFVSKAGKPVKYSTGPIVWGEPGTNGQHAFYQLIHQGTRLIPCDFIAPAQTHNPIAGGKHHKILLSNFLAQTEALMMGKTTDEARAELSKAGLCGNELENLLPHKVFVGNRPTNSIVVKKVSPFTLGALIALYEHKIFVQGIIWDINSFDQWGVELGKQLAKAIEPELDHCNEVSSHDSSTNGLINFIKANWK, encoded by the exons ATGGCCGGCCCTTTGCCCCCGCTCGCCCAGGAACCAGCTTTCCAAAAGCTCCAGGAGTACTTTGATGCTCAGGGCAAGGACCTGAAAATCAAGGACCTGTTTCAGAATGATGCCAAGCGGTTTTCCAAATACAG CCTGCGCTTGCAAACTCAAAACGATGGCGAGATACTGCTGGACTACTCGAAGAATCGTGTCAACGACGAGGTCTGGGACCTGCTCATCCAGCTGGCGAAGGCCCGTCGCGTGGACGCCGCTAGGGACGCCATGTTCGCCGGCCAGCACATCAACATCACCGAGAATCGTGCTGTCCTGCACACAGCGCTGCGCAACCGCAGCAATGATCCGGTCCTGGTCGACGACAAGGACGTTATGCCCGACGTCCGTGCCGAGCTGGCCCACATGAAGGAGTTCACAAACAAGGTCATCTCCGGTGTCTGGCGGGGCTGCACCGGCAAGCAGATCACCGATGTGGTCAACATCGGCATCGGTGGCTCCGATTTGGGACCCCTGATGGTCACCGAGGCCCTTAAGCCCTACGGCAAGGGTCTGCACTCGCACTTCGTATCGAATATCGATGGCACCCACTTGGCGGAGGTCCTCAAGAAGGTGTCGTACGAGACCACCCTCTTCATTGTCGCCTCGAAGACCTTCACCACCCAGGAGACGATTACCAATGCTACCTCTGCCAAGACTTGGCTGCTGGAACAGGCCAAGGAT CCTGAGTCTGTTGCCAAGCATTTCGTTGCCCTCTCGACCAACAAGGAGAAGGTGACCGCTTTCGGCATCGACAGTGCCAACATGTTCGGCTTCTGGGACTGGGTGGGAGGACGCTACTCCCTCTGGTCGGCCATCGGTCTCTCCATCTGTCTGTCCATTGGATTCGAGAACTTTGAGCAGCTGTTGGACGGCGCCCACTACATGGACAACCACTTCAAGACGGTGCCCTTCGAGAAGAAC GCTCCCGTCATTTTGGCCGTCCTGGGAGTGTGGTACTCGAACTTCTTCAAGGCGGAAACCCACGCCCTGCTGCCCTACGACCAGTACTTGCACCGTTTCGCCGCCTATTTCCAGCAAGGTGACATGGAGAGCAACGGAAAGTTCGTCAGCAAGGCCGGAAAACCTGTCAAGTATAGCACCGGCCCCATCGTGTGGGGTGAGCCGGGCACCAACGGCCAGCACGCCTTCTACCAGCTCATCCACCAGGGCACCCGCCTCATCCCCTGCGACTTCATTGCCCCCGCCCAGACGCACAATCCCATTGCCGGCGGCAAGCATCACAAGATCCTGCTCTCCAACTTCCTGGCCCAAACGGAAGCCCTCATGATGGGCAAGACCACCGACGAGGCCCGGGCCGAGCTCTCCAAGGCCGGCTTGTGCGGCAACGAACTGGAAAACTTGCTGCCCCACAAAGTATTTGTTGGCAACCGTCCGACGAACTCGATTGTTGTGAAGAAGGTCTCGCCGTTCACATTGGGCGCCTTGATTG CACTTTATGAGCACAAGATCTTCGTGCAGGGCATCATCTGGGACATCAACTCGTTCGATCAGTGGGGCGTTGAGCTGGGAAAGCAGCTGGCCAAGGCCATCGAGCCGGAGCTGGATCACTGCAACGAGGTCTCCTCGCACGATAGCTCCACGAACGGCCTGATCAACTTCATCAAAGCCAATTGGAAGTAA
- the LOC108131440 gene encoding uncharacterized protein has product MDLMCNEGPKYHDPTHTEGKPDSKTAISNTIPITQIPSLTKDLALCNKPLCDDADMQCIIDLISATVCEAVTIIESDPRGLFCYKMPTKTFTGVSISSGLPSTVVIGGVAGAEQDPSTVQRNAPYVSADSGSSGLVRHALTIGNFEYANAISDVRDFISRWELSPDTKCVVISNANNHVVPIKGTIYFIDAHFSRPTPRCPNPLAVAKVRFIVTVSKLLLPCYPVMITYRFEGYNTLYYAVGERSLNSFTFQRFYIDTILHTKLSFFAAVAECRHGTVDHPKDNVKSRKSKKPSEKK; this is encoded by the coding sequence atggacctAATGTGCAATGAGGGTCCCAAGTACCATGATCCAACCCATACGGAGGGGAAACCCGATTCCAAGACCGCCATCAGCAACACGATTCCAATCACCCAAATACCCAGCCTCACCAAAGACCTGGCACTGTGCAACAAGCCGCTCTGCGATGATGCGGACATGCAATGCATCATCGACCTGATCAGCGCCACCGTCTGCGAGGCGGTGACCATCATTGAGTCGGACCCGCGAGGTCTCTTCTGCTACAAGATGCCTACCAAGACGTTTACCGGGGTCAGTATTTCCTCCGGCTTGCCCTCCACCGTTGTGATCGGGGGCGTGGCCGGGGCCGAGCAGGACCCATCCACTGTCCAGCGAAATGCGCCCTACGTGTCTGCGGACTCGGGATCTAGCGGCCTGGTGCGACACGCTCTGACCATCGGCAATTTCGAGTACGCCAATGCCATTTCCGATGTCCGGGACTTCATCAGCCGATGGGAACTGTCGCCGGACACCAAGTGCGTGGTCATCAGCAACGCTAATAACCACGTTGTCCCCATCAAGGGCACCATCTACTTCATTGACGCCCACTTCTCCCGGCCGACACCCCGCTGCCCGAATCCTCTGGCCGTCGCCAAGGTGCGGTTCATCGTCACCGTGTCCAAGCTGTTGCTGCCCTGCTATCCTGTGATGATCACCTATCGCTTCGAAGGCTACAACACCCTGTACTATGCTGTGGGAGAACGGTCCCTCAATTCGTTTACCTTCCAGCGGTTCTACATCGACACCATCTTGCACACCAAACTGAGCTTCTTCGCGGCGGTGGCCGAGTGCCGTCATGGCACCGTGGACCACCCCAAGGACAATGTCAAGtcaagaaaatcaaaaaagccCTCAGAAAAGAAGTAG
- the CCT8 gene encoding T-complex protein 1 subunit theta codes for MALSVPKAPGVAQMLKDGARMYSGLEEAVYRNISACKEFAQTMRSAYGPNGMNKMIINHIEKQFVTSDAGTIMRELDVEHPAAKLIVMASQMQDAEVGDGTNFVVVLAGALLESAEELLRLGITTAEIADGYEKALEKALEILPTLVSHKIEDYRNVDKVKDVLRTAIMSKQYGQEDFLNNLVSQACVSILPDEGTFNVDNIRICKILGSGLGKSEVVRGMVFKRFVEGDVTFAEKAKIVIFSCPVDIIQTETKGTVLIKSADELLNFSSGEEGLLESQIKAIADAGVKVVVAGGKVGDMALHFLNKYGLMAVRLNSKFDLRRLSRSVNATVLPRITTPSQEELGYCDKVCIEELGDTTIVAFRNEGKDSRIATVVIRGATDNFMDDIERALDDGVNNFKCLTRDGRYLPGAGATEIELATQLSAFADTLPGLEQYAVRKFANALEVFPKALAENSGVNGTEIVNQLYLAHTSESGKTIGFDIEPEKAATIDTTKAKLFDLYQAKFWGLKYAVGAATTILKVDQIIMAKRAGGPKPRQAAGSDDES; via the exons ATGGCTCTATCTGTTCCAAAAGCACCCGGAGTAGCGCAGATGCTGAAGGATGGCGCCCGG ATGTACAGTGGGCTTGAGGAGGCCGTCTACCGCAACATCAGCGCCTGCAAGGAGTTCGCACAGACCATGCGTTCCGCCTACGGACCGAACGGCATGAACAAGATGATAATCAATCACATTGAGAAGCAGTTTGTGACCAGCGATGCCGGCACCATCATGCGAGAGTTGGATGTAGAGCACCCGGCCGCCAAGCTGATCGTTATGGCCAGCCAGATGCAGGACGCCGAGGTGGGAGACGGCACCAACTTTGTCGTGGTGCTGGCCGGTGCCCTGCTGGAGTCCGCAGAGGAACTTCTGCGCCTGGGCATCACCACAGCCGAAATCGCTGACGGTTACGAGAAAGCCCTCGAGAAGGCTCTGGAAATCCTTCCAACCTTGGTTAGCCACAAAATCGAGGACTACCGCAACGTGGACAAGGTGAAGGATGTTTTGCGCACCGCCATCATGTCCAAGCAGTACGGTCAGGAGGATTTCCTCAACAACCTGGTGAGCCAGGCCTGCGTCTCCATTCTGCCAGATGAGGGTACCTTCAATGTGGACAACATCCGCATTTGCAAGATCCTAGGTAGCGGCCTCGGCAAGTCCGAGGTCGTCCGCGGCATGGTGTTCAAGCGCTTCGTTGAGGGCGACGTTACCTTTGCTGAGAAGGCAAAGATTGTCATCTTCTCATGCCCCGTGGACATCATTCAGACCGAGACCAAGGGCACGGTGCTAATCAAGTCGGCCGACGAGCTCCTCAACTTCTCTTCTGGTGAGGAGGGCCTTCTGGAGTCCCAGATCAAGGCTATCGCCGATGCCGGCGTCAAGGTGGTAGTGGCTGGCGGTAAAGTCGGTGACATGGCTCTGCATTTCCTTAACAAATACGGACTGATGGCTGTGCGTCTCAACTCCAAGTTCGACCTGCGCCGCCTGAGCCGTTCTGTGAACGCCACAGTCCTGCCGCGCATCACCACACCCAGCCAGGAGGAGTTGGGCTACTGCGACAAGGTCTGCATCGAGGAACTGGGTGACACCACGATTGTGGCTTTCAG GAATGAGGGCAAGGACTCTCGAATCGCTACTGTGGTTATCCGCGGCGCCACCGACAACTTCATGGATGATATTGAGCGTGCTTTGGATGATGGAGTGAACAACTTCAAGTGCCTGACCCGCGATGGACGCTACCTGCCTGGAGCCGGCGCCACCGAGATCGAACTGGCCACCCAGCTGTCCGCCTTTGCCGATACCCTTCCTGGTTTGGAGCAGTATGCCGTGCGCAAGTTCGCCAACGCCCTGGAGGTCTTCCCCAAGGCTCTGGCTGAAAACTCTGGCGTCAACGGCACCGAGATCGTCAACCAGCTGTACTTGGCCCACACCTCCGAGAGCGGCAAGACCATTGGCTTCGACATCGAGCCCGAGAAGGCCGCCACCATTGACACCACCAAGGCGAAGCTGTTCGATCTGTACCAGGCCAAGTTCTGGGGTCTCAAATACGCCGTGGGCGCTGCCACAACCATCCTGAAGGTGGACCAGATCATCATGGCCAAGCGTGCTGGCGGACCCAAGCCCCGACAGGCTGCTGGCAGCGATGACGAGAGTTAA
- the MrgBP gene encoding MRG/MORF4L-binding protein, producing MMAKDKGLAVAGGVAPLPATVDLEWSAEEEVHLFHAMEGLRPVGINKHFYMSCIAQRFSKALNREVPSDMIWRHLETMYKLKELDHLESLPFPNEEREFSLPEQDYGTLQVKKTAVEVNTAVEAAPPGDANSTAPADTNGKAPMTKATTPANSTKDAEKKASSKPAELPKRPAKRTRGSMSNESISPSTTPPPMQSNKRRRI from the exons ATGATGGCCAAGGATAAGGGTCTGGCAGTGGCTGGAGGGGTGGCCCCGTTACCAGCTACTGTGGATCTTGAGTGGTCCGCCGAAGAGGAGGTGCATCTGTTCCACGCGATGGAGGGGCTGCGGCCAGTGGGCATCAACAAACACTTCTACATGTCTTGCATTGCCCAGCGATTTTCCAAAGCCCTCAACCGTGAGGTGCCCAGCGATATGATTTGGCGGCACTTGGAAACCATGTACAAGCTAAAGGAACTCGACCACCTTGAGTCTCTGCCCTTTCCCAACGAGGAGCGCGAGTTTAGCCTGCCGGAGCAGGATTATGGCACGCTTCAGGTCAAAAAGACGGCTGTGGAGGTAAATACAGCCGTGGAAGCAGCTCCACCAGGAGATGCGAATAGCACTGCACCCGCTGACACCAATGGAAAAG CCCCAATGACCAAAGCAACTACTCCTGCAAACAGCACAAAGGATGCCGAGAAGAAAGCATCCAGCAAACCTGCAGAATTACCTAAGCGACCGGCCAAACGGACCCGTGGCTCCATGTCTAACGAGTCTATTAGTCCCTCAACCACACCCCCGCCAATGCAGAGTAACAAACGCCGTCGCATCTAG
- the LOC108131435 gene encoding WD repeat-containing protein 43 isoform X2, with product MSLGKKHVLGFSPNGGQLFASVDELGVLRIWNTETNTLKQEFTPNLQVSGPCTALTWVSLSAPRPKKSRKSLQSQEATDNKLYIALGTLKGVVVIYSLAEGKIERTLSGDNHDGAVTSIAYDNADHLYTVGVDCRALVWSLSEGRCLGDWQVGPEKPQNIAYLPKSRTLAVGSRQLKVFDVKTKELVETFTGHSGEINTISQVVCADSSEFVLTTAKMERVICFWKVEKRGKSKASACTLLMEDLAYCLTSEVREDGQLRVASVTRNGNIHIYLLNVNSLSAEKFVKPKVSLQIVSDGAETVEPILAVAAHFVTDSNRSHEILFGYGSRQQLQFERFTPNYAEKLNVIVRADPKKLYAKKKGKEQIGFQEATKVQKPIVSQKNVEYNSALPISQKKVQNDVPMEARLQHLQIQSTKLSGGKLQTQSKTQLLMQALHSKDQAMIKAVLSTNDVETIQLTLDRLPLEYVSPLVNELSILLQGKHTSVGSGLRWLKVLASTHTSVLMSEDKEALREKLAVCLGVAEQRMHCLSEALQISGRVNLIISQMKRNADNHLNDSKALIVDDEPDDLEETLEDDNLLSENNWSDLEEQQVSPASVSEQDVEADDDLATDDGNPDTDDSDESMAEEE from the exons ATGTCGCTGGGCAAGAAGCACGTGTTGGGATTCTCGCCCAATGGTGGCCAATTGTTTGCCTCGGTGGACGAGCTGGGCGTACTGCGGATATGGAACACGGAGACGAATACACTGAAGCAGGAGTTTACGCCAAACCTGCAGGTCTCCGGGCCGTGTACGGCACTCACGTGGGTGTCTCTCTCAGCTCCCCGCCCGAAGAAGTCTCGTAAGAGCCTCCAGAGCCAGGAGGCAACAGACAACAAACTGTACATAGCACTGGGAACACTCAAAGGAGTCGTAGTCATATACTCGTTGGCTGAGGGCAAG ATCGAACGCACGCTTAGTGGGGACAACCACGATGGAGCTGTCACTTCAATTGCGTACGACAATGCAGATCACTTGTACACAGTGGGTGTCGATTGCCGGGCACTTGTCTGGTCGCTGTCGGAGGGGCGCTGCCTCGGTGACTGGCAGGTGGGACCCGAAAAGCCCCAGAACATCGCCTACCTCCCAAAGAGCCGCACCTTGGCTGTGGGGTCGCGTCAGCTGAAGGTCTTTGACGTGAAGACCAAGGAACTGGTGGAGACCTTCACCGGGCACTCCGGAGAAATAAATACCATCAGCCAAGTCGTATGTGCAGATAGTTCCGAGTTCGTTCTAACCACAGCCAAGATGGAGCGTGTAATTTGCTTCTGGAAGGTCGAGAAGCGGGGGAAAAGCAAAGCATCGGCATGTACGCTTCTGATGGAGGATCTGGCGTACTGCTTGACCAGTGAAGTGCGCGAGGATGGCCAGCTGCGGGTGGCCAGTGTGACTCGCAATGGCAATATACACATCTACCTGCTTAATGTCAACAGTTTATCTGCCGAGAAGTTCGTTAAGCCGAAAGTGTCCCTCCAAATAGTGTCCGATGGCGCGGAGACCGTCGAACCCATTCTGGCAGTGGCAGCTCACTTTGTGACGGACTCCAACCGTTCCCACGAAATCCTCTTCGGCTACGGCAGCCGCCAGCAGTTGCAGTTCGAACGGTTCACTCCCAACTATGCCGAAAAACTGAACGTTATTGTGCGAGCCGATCCCAAAAAGCTGTATGCGAAAAAGAAGGGCAAGGAGCAGATAGGATTCCAGGAAGCCACCAAAGTTCAGAAGCCCATAGTGAGCCAAAAGAACGTAGAGTACAACAGCGCCCTGCCGATCTCCCAGAAAAAGGTACAAAACGATGTGCCCATGGAGGCGCGGCTGCAGCACCTGCAGATCCAGTCCACCAAGCTGAGCGGCGGCAAGTTGCAGACCCAGAGCAAGACCCAGCTGCTGATGCAGGCACTCCACAGCAAAGACCAGGC GATGATTAAAGCCGTTCTGAGTACAAATGATGTGGAGACGATACAATTGACGTTGGACCGGCTACCGCTGGAGTATGTGAGTCCTCTGGTGAACGAGCTATCCATTCTGTTACAAGGAAAGCATACCAG TGTTGGCTCTGGTTTACGGTGGCTGAAAGTACTCGCCTCCACCCACACCAGTGTCCTCATGTCCGAGGACAAGGAGGCACTGCGCGAAAAGTTGGCCGTTTGTCTTGGCGTGGCGGAGCAGCGGATGCACTGCCTCTCAGAAGCTTTACA GATTTCGGGAAGAGTCAACCTGATTATCAGTCAGATGAAGCGCAACGCTGACAACCACTTGAACGATAGCAAGGCTCTGATTGTGGACGATGAGCCAG ATGACCTAGAAGAGACCCTCGAAGACGATAACCTGCTGAGTGAAAATAACTGGAGCGATCTTGAAGAGCAGCAAGTGAGTCCAGCCAGCGTTTCGGAGCAAGACGTCGAGGCAGACGACGACCTGGCCACTGACGATGGCAATCCGGACACAGACGACTCTGATGAATCGATGGCGGAGGAGGAGTAG
- the LOC108131435 gene encoding WD repeat-containing protein 43 isoform X1 yields the protein MSLGKKHVLGFSPNGGQLFASVDELGVLRIWNTETNTLKQEFTPNLQVSGPCTALTWVSLSAPRPKKSRKSLQSQEATDNKLYIALGTLKGVVVIYSLAEGKIERTLSGDNHDGAVTSIAYDNADHLYTVGVDCRALVWSLSEGRCLGDWQVGPEKPQNIAYLPKSRTLAVGSRQLKVFDVKTKELVETFTGHSGEINTISQVVCADSSEFVLTTAKMERVICFWKVEKRGKSKASACTLLMEDLAYCLTSEVREDGQLRVASVTRNGNIHIYLLNVNSLSAEKFVKPKVSLQIVSDGAETVEPILAVAAHFVTDSNRSHEILFGYGSRQQLQFERFTPNYAEKLNVIVRADPKKLYAKKKGKEQIGFQEATKVQKPIVSQKNVEYNSALPISQKKVQNDVPMEARLQHLQIQSTKLSGGKLQTQSKTQLLMQALHSKDQAMIKAVLSTNDVETIQLTLDRLPLEYVSPLVNELSILLQGKHTSVGSGLRWLKVLASTHTSVLMSEDKEALREKLAVCLGVAEQRMHCLSEALQISGRVNLIISQMKRNADNHLNDSKALIVDDEPGELKDDLEETLEDDNLLSENNWSDLEEQQVSPASVSEQDVEADDDLATDDGNPDTDDSDESMAEEE from the exons ATGTCGCTGGGCAAGAAGCACGTGTTGGGATTCTCGCCCAATGGTGGCCAATTGTTTGCCTCGGTGGACGAGCTGGGCGTACTGCGGATATGGAACACGGAGACGAATACACTGAAGCAGGAGTTTACGCCAAACCTGCAGGTCTCCGGGCCGTGTACGGCACTCACGTGGGTGTCTCTCTCAGCTCCCCGCCCGAAGAAGTCTCGTAAGAGCCTCCAGAGCCAGGAGGCAACAGACAACAAACTGTACATAGCACTGGGAACACTCAAAGGAGTCGTAGTCATATACTCGTTGGCTGAGGGCAAG ATCGAACGCACGCTTAGTGGGGACAACCACGATGGAGCTGTCACTTCAATTGCGTACGACAATGCAGATCACTTGTACACAGTGGGTGTCGATTGCCGGGCACTTGTCTGGTCGCTGTCGGAGGGGCGCTGCCTCGGTGACTGGCAGGTGGGACCCGAAAAGCCCCAGAACATCGCCTACCTCCCAAAGAGCCGCACCTTGGCTGTGGGGTCGCGTCAGCTGAAGGTCTTTGACGTGAAGACCAAGGAACTGGTGGAGACCTTCACCGGGCACTCCGGAGAAATAAATACCATCAGCCAAGTCGTATGTGCAGATAGTTCCGAGTTCGTTCTAACCACAGCCAAGATGGAGCGTGTAATTTGCTTCTGGAAGGTCGAGAAGCGGGGGAAAAGCAAAGCATCGGCATGTACGCTTCTGATGGAGGATCTGGCGTACTGCTTGACCAGTGAAGTGCGCGAGGATGGCCAGCTGCGGGTGGCCAGTGTGACTCGCAATGGCAATATACACATCTACCTGCTTAATGTCAACAGTTTATCTGCCGAGAAGTTCGTTAAGCCGAAAGTGTCCCTCCAAATAGTGTCCGATGGCGCGGAGACCGTCGAACCCATTCTGGCAGTGGCAGCTCACTTTGTGACGGACTCCAACCGTTCCCACGAAATCCTCTTCGGCTACGGCAGCCGCCAGCAGTTGCAGTTCGAACGGTTCACTCCCAACTATGCCGAAAAACTGAACGTTATTGTGCGAGCCGATCCCAAAAAGCTGTATGCGAAAAAGAAGGGCAAGGAGCAGATAGGATTCCAGGAAGCCACCAAAGTTCAGAAGCCCATAGTGAGCCAAAAGAACGTAGAGTACAACAGCGCCCTGCCGATCTCCCAGAAAAAGGTACAAAACGATGTGCCCATGGAGGCGCGGCTGCAGCACCTGCAGATCCAGTCCACCAAGCTGAGCGGCGGCAAGTTGCAGACCCAGAGCAAGACCCAGCTGCTGATGCAGGCACTCCACAGCAAAGACCAGGC GATGATTAAAGCCGTTCTGAGTACAAATGATGTGGAGACGATACAATTGACGTTGGACCGGCTACCGCTGGAGTATGTGAGTCCTCTGGTGAACGAGCTATCCATTCTGTTACAAGGAAAGCATACCAG TGTTGGCTCTGGTTTACGGTGGCTGAAAGTACTCGCCTCCACCCACACCAGTGTCCTCATGTCCGAGGACAAGGAGGCACTGCGCGAAAAGTTGGCCGTTTGTCTTGGCGTGGCGGAGCAGCGGATGCACTGCCTCTCAGAAGCTTTACA GATTTCGGGAAGAGTCAACCTGATTATCAGTCAGATGAAGCGCAACGCTGACAACCACTTGAACGATAGCAAGGCTCTGATTGTGGACGATGAGCCAGGTGAGTTAAAAG ATGACCTAGAAGAGACCCTCGAAGACGATAACCTGCTGAGTGAAAATAACTGGAGCGATCTTGAAGAGCAGCAAGTGAGTCCAGCCAGCGTTTCGGAGCAAGACGTCGAGGCAGACGACGACCTGGCCACTGACGATGGCAATCCGGACACAGACGACTCTGATGAATCGATGGCGGAGGAGGAGTAG
- the Ggamma1 gene encoding guanine nucleotide-binding protein subunit gamma-1, with protein MDVMSSSLQQQRVVVEQLRREAAIERQTVSESCAKMMKYITEHEQEDYLLTGFTSQKVNPFREKSSCTVL; from the coding sequence ATGGACGTAATGTCATCATCCCTGCAGCAGCAGCGCGTCGTCGTGGAGCAGCTGCGACGCGAGGCGGCCATTGAGCGCCAGACCGTCTCCGAGTCTTGCGCCAAAATGATGAAGTACATCACGGAGCACGAGCAGGAGGACTACCTGCTGACTGGTTTCACCAGCCAGAAGGTTAATCCATTCCGCGAGAAGTCATCATGCACCGTACTTTAA
- the Egm gene encoding complex I assembly factor ACAD9, mitochondrial, protein MRSALFSGASRLLRYNRNSTLLSRGRSTKATASSLDSQQQDAVASEDGKSEFVEESPEQQQQLPTREPLAKNFFIGVVDKELLAYPEVIPRDDMSQLENSVLPLKNYFGESREPEGQKSIPETFRQLGLYGLNVPKDFEGQGYGWSASLIASEPDSSDTSLTLSLQTHRVVVDLLKEVGSALQKQRYLPELSAGRLIATEAIYEYTLPEEDYFNTKAEFQPETGKWLLSGEKAFVVCTPGERQLFLVLAQTQQPNVPGVLGRGSTIFLIDSQQEGVRLGEKHATFGCKEADLRRVHFDQVKLSEDQVLGLPHDGNRYSEQLVRSSRLRGSLVGVSLAKKLLNELTQYSVDTTQCGVQLKELELTRVHLSRALCSVYAMESMLFMTAGLLDEFRAQDASLESAITKYFTLQKLYQIASQNLGLVGPKSLLSGEATEVGLRNAAQLCTQGESLDTLGMFISLSGLQHAGQALNAGVRKSRNPLFHPGHIFAKFLDTRSVDNPKTNMKLSEHVHPSLDAAALCIEHSVARLQMAVELMLTRHGNAVVERQSEMQRLAEVASTIYAMWASTARASRSYCIGLPLADHELLTATAICSEGRDRVQTLCTEIFGGNFVNNDNNLVRLSKQLTKSGGYFPVHPLTFNF, encoded by the exons ATGCGTTCCGCCTTATTTTCCGGTGCCTCCCGGCTCCTGAGATATAACAGGAACAGCACCTTGCTGAGCCGTGGCAGGAGCACCAAGGCCACTGCCTCCAGCTTGGACAGTCAGCAGCAGGACGCCGTCGCTAGCGAGGATGGAAAATCGGAATTCGTGGAGGAGTCGccggaacaacaacaacagctgccCACCCGGGAGCCCTTGGCTAAGAACTTCTTCATCGGGGTGGTAGACAAGGAGCTACTAGCCTACCCAGAGGTGATTCCACGAGATGACATGTCCCAGCTGGAAAACTCTGTGCTTCCTTTGAAAAACTACTTCGGGGAGTCGCGTGAACCAGAGGGACAAAAGTCCATTCCGGAGACCTTCCGCCAATTGGGCCTCTACGGTCTTAATGTACCCAAGGACTTCGAGGGACAAGGCTATGGATGGAGTGCTAGTTTGATAGCCAGCGAGCCGGACTCTTCAGACACCAGCTTAACTCTCAGCCTTCAGACCCACCGTGTGGTTGTGGATCTTCTCAAGGAGGTCGGCAGTGCCCTCCAGAAGCAGAGGTACCTCCCAGAGCTATCTGCTGGACGCCTGATAGCCACAGAAGCCATTTACGAGTACACCTTGCCCGAGGAGGACTACTTCAACACGAAAGCGGAATTCCAGCCGGAAACAGGAAAGTGGCTGCTTTCCGGTGAAAAAGCCTTTGTGGTCTGTACCCCCGGCGAGAGGCAACTTTTCCTTGTTCTCGCTCAAACCCAACAACCTAACGTTCCCGGGGTTTTGGGTCGTGGTAGCACCATCTTTCTGATAGATTCCCAGCAAGAGGGAGTGCGTCTGGGCGAGAAACACGCCACCTTTGGCTGCAAGGAGGCGGATTTAAGGCGAGTCCATTTTGACCAGGTGAAGCTGAGCGAGGATCAAGTCTTGGGACTTCCACACGACGGAAATCGGTACTCGGAGCAACTGGTAAGATCCTCACGCCTCAGGGGAAGCTTGGTGGGAGTGTCCCTGGCCAAGAAACTGCTCAACGAACTGACCCAGTACAGCGTGGACACGACTCAGTGTGGAGTCCAACTCAA AGAATTGGAGCTAACCCGCGTCCACCTATCCCGCGCTCTGTGCTCAGTTTACGCCATGGAGAGCATGCTTTTTATGACTGCCGGTCTTCTGGACGAGTTTCGAGCTCAAGATGCCAGCCTGGAGAGCGCCATTACCAAGTACTTCACCCTGCAAAAGCTCTATCAAATAGCCTCCCAAAACCTGGGACTGGTGGGACCCAAGAGTTTGCTTAGCGGCGAGGCTACGGAGGTCGGATTAAGGAATGCTGCTCAACTATGCACGCAGGGAGAATCCCTGGACACGCTGGGCATGTTTATTTCTTTATCTGGACTCCAACATGCGGGG caAGCATTGAATGCTGGGGTCCGAAAGTCACGGAATCCACTCTTCCACCccggccatatctttgccaaattCCTAGACACCAGGAGTGTCGACAACCCAAAAACCAACATGAAGCTGTCTGAGCATGTGCATCCCTCTCTAGATGCGGCCGCCCTCTGTATCGAGCATTCAGTGGCCCGTCTCCAAATGGCCGTCGAACTTATGCTGACACGGCACGGCAATGCAGTGGTGGAGCGCCAGAGCGAAATGCAGCGTTTGGCCGAAGTGGCATCTACGATTTACGCCATGTGGGCGAGTACAGCGCGCGCATCCCGATCCTACTGCATTGGCCTGCCGCTGGCGGACCATGAACTGCTGACGGCCACGGCTATCTGTTCGGAGGGCAGGGACCGGGTTCAAACACTCTGCACGGAAATCTTTGGCGGCAACTTTGTTAACAACGACAACAACCTGGTGCGGCTCTCCAAGCAGCTGACCAAGAGCGGTGGTTACTTTCCAGTACACCCACTGACGTTCAACTTTTAG